A region of the Papaver somniferum cultivar HN1 unplaced genomic scaffold, ASM357369v1 unplaced-scaffold_6695, whole genome shotgun sequence genome:
GTCTGCAAGTTGATGTTCTGTAGAAATGTAGCGCAGCTGCAAGAGACCAGAAGCAATTCTTTCACGAACAAAGTGATAATGAATTTGTATGTGCTTAGAACGATAATGCTGGATTGGATTTATAGCCAAATAAGTGGCTTGTCACAGTATAATATAGGAGGTTGCTTCAGATAAATATTAAGATCACGCAATAAGTATCCGATCCAAATAAGTTCAGCTGAAGTAGATGATAAATCTCGATACTCAGCTTCAGTGCTGCTGGTGGAGACTGTAGGTTGCTTTTTAGAACCCCAGGAAACTAGATTTCTTCCCAAGAAAATGCAATGACCAGTAGTTGATCGAGAAGTATCAGGATCACCACCCCAGTCTGCATCAGAATAAGCCGTAAGATGGAAAGAGGAGTCACGCCAGAAGCAAATGCCATGACCCAATGCACCCTTAAGATATCGAATGATGCGCTTAACAACCATGAAATGGGTCTGAGTAGGCCGATGCATATATTGACTAACTTGATTGACATCATATGTAATA
Encoded here:
- the LOC113343796 gene encoding uncharacterized protein LOC113343796: MTRPDITYDVNQVSQYMHRPTQTHFMVVKRIIRYLKGALGHGICFWRDSSFHLTAYSDADWGGDPDTSRSTTGHCIFLGRNLVSWGSKKQPTVSTSSTEAEYRDLSSTSAELIWIGYLLRDLNIYLKQPPILYCDKPLIWL